A segment of the Candidatus Methylomirabilis sp. genome:
TCCAGGATCTGGAGGCGGCCGGTGTAGGTTCCCTTCACCGCGGCCGCACCGATCGTGAGGGTTGCCTCGAAAGTGTCGGGCGCAACCCGGGTCAGCCGCTCGCAGCCCGGCAGGCATTGCTGCAGCTCCTCGGGGGTGAGCAAGAGGTCCCAGAGCCGCTGGCGGGGCACCGGGAGGGTGTAGCTCGCTTGCAGTTTCATCCGGGGACTCCGAGATCAGCCGAGCCGCAGGAGGCGGGCCGCGTTCCCGTAGAGGAGCTTCTCCTTCGTGCCCTCGCTCCAGGGGAGGCCCCGGATGATCTCGATGTTCTTCCGGATGTCCGGGACCCCGGGCCAGTCCGAGCCGAAGACCCACTGATCGGCCAGCCGCTCGAACTCCGGGAAATACATGGGGAGCTTCTGGGGCGGCAGGCCGGCAACGTCCAGGGAGATATTTTTGTGGAGGCGCGCCAGGGCGAAGGCGCGATCGTACCAGAAGGGCCGCCCGCAATGGGCCAGAACAATGGACAAGTCGGGGAAGTCCACCGCCACGTCATCGAGGAAGAGCGGATCCCCGTACTTCAGGCGAGAGCCCGGGAAGACGGAGGAGCCGGTGTGCAGCATGACCGGGATGCCGAGCTCCTGGCACGCGGCGTACACGGGGTAGACCATGGGGTCGTTGGGAAAGAACATCTGGTAGGTCGGGTACAGCTTGAGCCCGCGGCAGCCGAGGACGGTCACGGCCCGCCGCAGCTCCTTGACCGGATCCGGGGCCGTCCGGGGGTTCACGCTCGCGAAGGGGATGAGCCGTCGGTTCCCGCGGCAGAAGGCCGCCACGTAGTCGCTGTCGATGGTGCCGGTGGTGATGGGGCTCATCTCGGCGAGCAGGACGGCAAAATCCACCCCGC
Coding sequences within it:
- a CDS encoding amidohydrolase family protein, which gives rise to MPVVDFHMHMAYYHSYTPGFVEFLMQQRRETPEEIVAKYGTPEKLLAYLDESGVDFAVLLAEMSPITTGTIDSDYVAAFCRGNRRLIPFASVNPRTAPDPVKELRRAVTVLGCRGLKLYPTYQMFFPNDPMVYPVYAACQELGIPVMLHTGSSVFPGSRLKYGDPLFLDDVAVDFPDLSIVLAHCGRPFWYDRAFALARLHKNISLDVAGLPPQKLPMYFPEFERLADQWVFGSDWPGVPDIRKNIEIIRGLPWSEGTKEKLLYGNAARLLRLG